A window of the Ferrimicrobium sp. genome harbors these coding sequences:
- a CDS encoding trypsin-like peptidase domain-containing protein, whose amino-acid sequence MNNNEFPEDEHSLEPTNGDDPTQEIPSDAAPTDQGPTDQGSTSDDATIGDGWPSGDGWSAGDTLASGGNLVNDSVPANEGDLDGSGVGGPTRGSGPSSTSSPGYAGYEYASSWTSPAPSAPASSTTKKGKSRGSLSQRRFSGLTVLTAAVVAAVVAVGTSFTVVHLTNSSNSKPVVISESSASPTSIQGSGLNGNGSLNVPQILAKVEPAVVDITAEGSTNNGFLGTSQFEDAGTGMIFSSSGLVLTNNHVIAGATSVQATLYNQSKSYPVKVIGTDPAHDVAVLQIEGLSNLPTVKFGNSAQLQVGDPVVAIGNALALQGDPTVTQGIVSALNRSITAQDQNLSEHLTQMIQTDAPINPGNSGGPLVNAAGQVVGMDTAIISSTSQTPAQNLGFAESIDSVLPVVKHILKDPSYYTKSSSGSSNGTTTAKAFLGVGIQTMNAQAAAQLGYPTNQKGALIDYIYPGSPASNAGLTSGDVIIGFDGKSVTDASQLVTDVTSKSPGASVTLKVLSQSGISTLTITLGNAPAA is encoded by the coding sequence ATGAATAACAATGAGTTTCCCGAAGACGAGCACTCGTTAGAACCCACCAACGGGGATGATCCGACGCAAGAAATTCCTAGCGATGCTGCGCCGACAGATCAAGGGCCCACTGATCAAGGGTCGACGAGTGACGATGCGACCATTGGTGATGGATGGCCCTCTGGTGATGGATGGTCTGCTGGCGACACGCTGGCCTCGGGCGGCAATCTGGTGAATGATTCGGTGCCGGCCAACGAAGGCGACCTAGACGGCAGTGGGGTCGGTGGTCCTACTCGGGGTTCGGGCCCTTCGTCAACCTCCTCGCCCGGTTACGCCGGCTACGAATACGCCTCGTCCTGGACCTCGCCGGCCCCGTCTGCACCGGCGTCGAGCACCACCAAGAAGGGCAAAAGCAGGGGGTCACTCTCACAACGTCGGTTCTCTGGACTCACGGTTCTCACTGCCGCAGTGGTCGCAGCGGTGGTAGCGGTGGGTACCAGCTTCACGGTTGTGCACCTCACCAACTCGTCCAATTCCAAGCCGGTGGTCATCAGCGAGTCATCGGCATCTCCAACATCGATTCAGGGGTCTGGACTCAATGGGAACGGCAGTCTCAATGTCCCCCAGATCCTGGCCAAAGTCGAGCCAGCCGTCGTGGATATCACGGCAGAAGGTTCCACGAACAATGGTTTCCTCGGCACCAGCCAGTTTGAGGATGCTGGGACTGGGATGATTTTTAGCTCGAGTGGACTCGTCTTGACCAACAACCACGTGATTGCTGGGGCGACATCGGTACAGGCAACGCTGTATAACCAGTCCAAGTCCTATCCAGTCAAGGTCATCGGCACCGATCCCGCTCACGACGTTGCGGTGCTTCAGATTGAGGGGTTGTCAAACCTTCCGACCGTCAAGTTCGGCAACTCAGCGCAGCTCCAAGTCGGGGACCCAGTCGTGGCAATCGGCAACGCGTTGGCGCTCCAGGGTGACCCGACGGTTACCCAGGGGATCGTATCGGCGCTGAACCGTTCGATCACCGCCCAAGATCAGAACCTCAGTGAGCACCTGACACAGATGATCCAGACGGATGCGCCTATCAACCCTGGTAACTCCGGAGGTCCGCTCGTCAACGCCGCCGGTCAGGTGGTCGGCATGGATACAGCTATTATCTCGTCGACCTCCCAGACACCAGCGCAGAACCTCGGGTTTGCCGAATCGATTGATTCGGTCTTACCGGTGGTCAAGCACATCCTGAAGGATCCGAGCTACTACACAAAGTCGTCATCGGGTTCATCAAATGGTACAACGACAGCCAAGGCCTTCCTTGGCGTTGGCATCCAGACCATGAATGCACAGGCCGCCGCTCAGCTCGGCTATCCGACGAACCAGAAAGGGGCCCTGATCGACTATATCTACCCTGGGTCCCCTGCATCGAATGCTGGCCTCACCTCGGGTGATGTCATCATCGGCTTTGATGGAAAGTCAGTCACTGACGCATCGCAGCTTGTCACCGACGTCACCTCGAAGTCACCCGGAGCATCAGTA
- a CDS encoding enoyl-CoA hydratase-related protein, whose product METLTITTNNGISELTLNRPSKLNAMNAMFFEELPQAIETLEHDPATRVIIVRANGPHFSAGLDLHEMAPGSQAVKTADDIEPLQRGFASLATVSKPTLAAVHGYCIGGGLDLAAACDWRLASQTAIFSLREVRIGIVADLGSLSLLADVLTYSTLAEIALTGRDITAGEAKQLGLVQSVHPSLQALEAATLGLANRLAANPPLAVQATKRLLVSERRERLGTQLARAAEANVALMRSDDAREALRALQEHREPRFQGR is encoded by the coding sequence ATGGAGACGTTGACAATCACGACCAATAACGGGATCAGCGAGCTGACGCTCAACCGACCATCCAAGCTCAACGCCATGAATGCTATGTTCTTCGAGGAGTTGCCGCAAGCGATCGAGACCTTGGAGCACGATCCAGCGACACGAGTAATCATCGTCCGTGCGAACGGTCCCCACTTTAGTGCCGGACTGGATCTGCATGAGATGGCACCTGGATCACAAGCCGTCAAGACCGCCGACGACATCGAACCCCTCCAACGTGGATTCGCATCGCTCGCCACCGTGAGCAAGCCCACATTGGCCGCGGTCCATGGTTACTGCATCGGGGGAGGCCTTGATTTGGCTGCTGCGTGCGATTGGCGTCTGGCATCACAGACCGCGATCTTCTCTCTCCGCGAGGTCCGAATCGGAATCGTTGCCGACCTTGGATCGCTGAGCTTGCTAGCTGACGTTCTGACCTACTCCACATTAGCAGAGATCGCACTCACCGGTCGCGATATCACCGCTGGCGAGGCCAAACAGCTCGGCCTCGTGCAATCAGTGCACCCTTCGCTCCAAGCCCTCGAAGCTGCCACTTTAGGACTTGCCAACAGGCTTGCCGCGAATCCTCCACTCGCCGTGCAGGCGACGAAACGATTGCTTGTCAGCGAGCGCCGAGAGCGCCTCGGCACGCAACTCGCTCGCGCAGCTGAGGCAAATGTCGCTTTGATGCGCTCCGATGACGCGCGCGAAGCACTTCGGGCCCTTCAAGAGCACCGAGAGCCACGTTTTCAAGGGCGCTAG
- a CDS encoding SufD family Fe-S cluster assembly protein, producing the protein MGSLGEDVAWQLPVRSTARAAEMGRLERPTEALECWRYSPIDDVQWDRYQGSGIESDEALWSRATEMLATFGPMDSVIRIDGGHLVDIDSHSDGVMAVEVQAIGEFLRQADESLLSLTTLLAPGRLEVNLDTSVHRIGIITCGSGADAGLWSWLRISVAPGASVEIIQIDLLSGSVLHAPVIEIFGGEKASITYRQQLDHDRQALSLGYVRFRLGADARLEIDTASTHQGYTRVRTDGTLQGARASAVIRVGYVVGAAERVDYRTFITHDAPRTKSDLLYKGVVNGDGSSIYTGTITITPLGGGSEAFQTNRNVLLSEEALAWSVPNLDIQISDVKCSHASTVGPIDEEQLFYLASKGFPAEEARRTLARAFFADMGDDFAVEQRSLRAAVDEKWESGQ; encoded by the coding sequence GTGGGGTCCTTAGGTGAGGATGTAGCTTGGCAATTGCCGGTTCGAAGCACGGCGAGAGCTGCCGAGATGGGGCGGCTGGAGCGACCGACTGAGGCGCTTGAGTGCTGGCGATACTCTCCAATTGATGACGTCCAATGGGACCGGTATCAGGGTTCGGGTATCGAGAGCGATGAAGCTCTTTGGTCGCGAGCGACTGAGATGCTCGCGACCTTCGGCCCTATGGATAGCGTCATTCGGATCGATGGGGGCCACCTCGTGGATATCGACTCCCACTCCGATGGGGTCATGGCTGTGGAGGTTCAAGCCATTGGGGAGTTTCTCCGCCAAGCGGATGAGAGCCTGTTGTCGCTGACCACGCTGCTTGCACCGGGTCGACTGGAGGTCAACCTCGACACATCCGTGCATCGCATTGGCATCATCACCTGCGGCAGCGGTGCCGATGCTGGGCTCTGGAGCTGGCTTCGGATATCGGTTGCGCCAGGCGCGAGCGTGGAGATCATCCAGATTGACCTTCTGAGCGGATCGGTGCTGCATGCTCCCGTCATTGAGATCTTCGGTGGCGAGAAGGCGTCGATTACCTATCGACAGCAGCTCGATCACGATCGGCAGGCACTGAGCTTGGGCTATGTAAGGTTCCGATTAGGCGCCGATGCGCGGCTTGAGATCGATACGGCGAGTACCCATCAGGGCTACACCCGGGTTCGCACCGACGGTACGCTCCAAGGCGCCCGCGCCAGTGCCGTCATCAGGGTTGGCTACGTGGTGGGCGCCGCAGAGCGGGTCGATTATCGGACTTTCATCACGCATGATGCACCGCGCACGAAGAGCGATTTGCTCTACAAGGGGGTGGTCAATGGCGATGGTAGCTCGATTTACACTGGCACCATCACCATCACGCCGCTTGGAGGAGGCTCTGAAGCCTTCCAGACGAACCGGAATGTGCTGCTCTCCGAGGAGGCGCTCGCTTGGTCGGTCCCCAACCTTGATATCCAAATTAGCGATGTGAAATGCTCTCATGCCTCCACCGTTGGACCGATCGACGAAGAGCAGCTGTTTTATCTTGCATCCAAGGGCTTCCCGGCCGAGGAGGCACGCCGGACGCTGGCTCGGGCATTCTTTGCTGATATGGGTGATGATTTCGCCGTGGAACAACGATCCTTGCGCGCGGCGGTGGATGAAAAGTGGGAGTCGGGTCAATGA
- a CDS encoding non-heme iron oxygenase ferredoxin subunit has translation MTESVGVSGDFEEGKAVKVDFAGFPVVVVRIDGELFAIGDTCSHAKYSLSEGEVYAEEREIECWKHGSTFSLRDGHPTCFPATKAVPVFDVAERDGVVLLSRSEDDTIDAKRGR, from the coding sequence ATGACTGAATCTGTGGGAGTATCCGGGGACTTTGAAGAGGGAAAGGCCGTCAAGGTCGACTTCGCCGGCTTCCCGGTGGTAGTTGTGCGAATCGATGGCGAACTCTTCGCCATTGGAGACACATGCTCGCATGCTAAGTACAGCCTTTCCGAGGGGGAAGTGTACGCCGAGGAGCGAGAGATCGAGTGTTGGAAGCATGGTAGCACGTTTTCACTAAGAGATGGACATCCGACGTGTTTCCCAGCTACGAAGGCTGTTCCGGTGTTCGATGTTGCTGAGCGCGATGGGGTGGTACTCCTCAGTCGTTCAGAGGATGACACAATTGATGCGAAGCGAGGTAGATAA
- the sufC gene encoding Fe-S cluster assembly ATPase SufC — MRSEVDKPVTLLSVRDLHVSIGATQVLAGIDLHIDSGEVVAVMGPNGSGKSTLVSTIMGRPSYVVDHGAIEIDGKPIADWSTDQRARSGLALISQSQPEIPGVRVDELVTSMYRFRDLDAQQVSERITSEARDLSLDEKLLNRWVNVDLSGGERKKLETLLVSAVPESLVIGDEIDSGLDIDALRDVARRLRRLNEEQGTALLLITHYPRLLREIRADRVLVLVRGKIVAEGGMHLAVELESTGYQRFGVDAIS, encoded by the coding sequence ATGCGAAGCGAGGTAGATAAACCAGTGACACTGTTATCGGTCAGGGATCTTCACGTATCTATCGGAGCTACGCAGGTGTTGGCAGGGATAGATCTTCACATCGATTCCGGCGAGGTTGTCGCGGTCATGGGACCGAATGGATCCGGCAAGAGTACGTTGGTGTCGACAATTATGGGGCGTCCGAGCTATGTGGTCGACCACGGCGCTATTGAGATCGACGGCAAGCCTATCGCCGACTGGTCTACCGACCAACGAGCCCGTAGTGGCCTCGCGCTCATCTCGCAAAGCCAGCCCGAGATCCCAGGGGTGCGCGTCGATGAGCTGGTCACCTCCATGTATCGCTTCCGCGACCTCGATGCCCAACAGGTATCTGAGCGTATTACTTCGGAGGCGCGTGATCTATCCCTCGATGAGAAGCTACTCAATCGTTGGGTTAATGTTGACCTCTCTGGGGGCGAGCGCAAGAAGCTCGAGACGCTGCTCGTTAGCGCAGTTCCCGAGTCACTGGTAATTGGTGATGAGATCGATTCGGGTCTTGACATCGATGCCCTACGTGACGTGGCGCGTCGACTTCGGAGGTTGAACGAGGAGCAAGGAACAGCGCTGCTCCTCATCACCCACTATCCGCGGCTGTTGCGAGAGATACGTGCAGATCGGGTTCTCGTGTTGGTGCGGGGAAAGATCGTTGCTGAAGGCGGCATGCACCTAGCGGTCGAGCTTGAGAGCACTGGCTACCAACGCTTTGGAGTAGATGCCATAAGCTGA
- a CDS encoding NAD(P)/FAD-dependent oxidoreductase: MGRLVIVGGALAGHRAAVQARRLRPDLDITVLGAERELPYQRPPLSKGYLMGTVSANRVQLRGAAEGYRFRALTAATDLDLDRREVTADHDVEPFDQLIVATGAHPRHLDAFPPSEEIIYLRTLVDATRIRDAFGHIRHLTIIGGGFIGAEVAMSARHHHIDVTLVEQLPHLLSRAVGRSVSNLVEEHLRHEGVTLVTGHEATQVHDGLRMLVNDGSQAWETDLIVVGVGVIPTIEWLDGALPVNDDGGIAVTQHGLVEGFESISAIGDVASWYHPLYQRPLRFEHFEVATNQAMHAVAALFGNQRTPYEELPFGWSDQGGLLIQILGLPSPDLLEVEEPVEGGRCFLYYRGERLEGAVLIDAAEALTTIRERIISSLTNDV; encoded by the coding sequence GTGGGCAGACTGGTCATCGTTGGAGGGGCGTTGGCTGGCCACCGAGCAGCCGTGCAGGCGCGGCGCCTTCGGCCCGATCTCGATATCACGGTGCTCGGCGCCGAGCGCGAGCTTCCCTACCAGCGTCCGCCACTCTCGAAAGGGTACCTCATGGGTACGGTATCTGCTAACCGAGTCCAACTGCGTGGCGCAGCTGAGGGCTATCGGTTTCGAGCACTCACAGCAGCCACCGACCTTGATCTCGACCGTCGCGAGGTCACCGCCGATCATGACGTCGAGCCATTTGACCAACTCATCGTCGCCACCGGCGCCCACCCCAGACACCTCGATGCCTTCCCGCCGAGCGAAGAGATTATCTATCTACGGACGCTCGTAGATGCGACCAGAATTCGAGATGCATTTGGGCACATTCGCCACCTCACCATTATCGGAGGTGGTTTCATCGGTGCAGAAGTCGCGATGAGTGCCCGCCATCATCACATCGACGTCACACTCGTCGAGCAACTTCCTCACCTGCTGTCGCGCGCCGTGGGTCGTAGCGTCAGCAACCTCGTCGAGGAGCATTTGCGACACGAGGGCGTCACTCTGGTCACTGGCCACGAGGCCACCCAAGTACATGACGGGCTACGAATGCTGGTCAACGATGGCTCCCAAGCATGGGAAACGGATCTCATCGTCGTCGGAGTTGGAGTGATTCCGACGATCGAATGGCTCGACGGCGCACTCCCCGTCAACGATGACGGTGGGATAGCCGTCACTCAGCATGGACTGGTGGAGGGCTTCGAGTCGATCTCGGCCATCGGTGACGTCGCGAGCTGGTATCACCCTCTGTATCAACGTCCGTTGCGCTTCGAGCACTTTGAGGTCGCCACCAACCAGGCAATGCACGCCGTTGCAGCATTGTTTGGAAATCAGCGCACACCCTACGAAGAGCTCCCCTTTGGCTGGAGCGACCAGGGTGGGCTCTTGATCCAGATCCTCGGCTTGCCGAGTCCCGACCTCCTCGAAGTCGAGGAGCCTGTCGAGGGTGGACGATGCTTCCTGTATTACCGCGGCGAGCGCCTCGAGGGGGCTGTGCTTATCGATGCAGCTGAAGCGCTCACAACGATACGAGAGCGAATCATCTCGTCGCTAACGAACGATGTGTGA
- a CDS encoding ferredoxin — protein MRIEVDFDKCQSNAVCEGLAPSVFEIREDGFLYILNENPPEDVHASVLAAQAQCPTQAISVND, from the coding sequence ATGCGTATCGAAGTTGATTTCGACAAATGTCAGTCCAATGCAGTCTGCGAAGGTCTTGCACCATCGGTATTCGAGATTCGAGAGGATGGCTTCCTCTACATCTTGAATGAAAACCCACCCGAAGACGTGCATGCGAGTGTCCTTGCAGCGCAGGCGCAGTGCCCCACCCAGGCGATCAGCGTGAACGACTAG
- the sufC gene encoding Fe-S cluster assembly ATPase SufC produces the protein MFEAQDLWVSAAGTTILKGFSLSVAPGELHVIMGPNGSGKSSFANAIMGSSEYQIDRGHVLFKGIDIGGLPVDERAKEGIFLAFQYPEEIPGVSVIQFLRQALQARRGTDVSVIEVRFDLLEWLERLGLDPSFASRHLNEGFSGGEKKRNEIIQMAMMQPELAILDETDSGLDIDALKTVANGIETVREANPEMGVVLITHYQRILSWLTPTLVHVAVDGRIVGSGGMELVEDLEREGYQKWRVLK, from the coding sequence TTGTTTGAGGCTCAAGACCTGTGGGTATCCGCTGCGGGCACGACGATCTTGAAGGGATTTTCGCTCTCCGTCGCTCCTGGCGAGTTGCATGTGATCATGGGACCGAATGGATCCGGCAAATCGAGCTTCGCGAACGCGATCATGGGTAGTAGTGAGTACCAGATCGACCGCGGCCATGTGCTGTTCAAGGGTATTGATATCGGTGGACTTCCGGTGGATGAGCGAGCCAAAGAGGGGATCTTCCTCGCCTTCCAGTATCCCGAGGAGATCCCAGGTGTGTCGGTTATTCAGTTTCTCAGACAGGCCTTGCAAGCTCGGCGGGGTACCGACGTGTCCGTCATCGAGGTTCGCTTCGATCTCCTCGAGTGGCTTGAACGGCTTGGGCTCGACCCTTCATTCGCCTCAAGGCACCTCAATGAGGGGTTCTCTGGTGGTGAGAAGAAGCGTAATGAGATCATTCAGATGGCGATGATGCAGCCTGAACTAGCTATCTTGGACGAGACCGATTCTGGTCTTGACATCGATGCACTGAAAACCGTCGCCAATGGCATCGAGACGGTGCGTGAAGCGAATCCGGAGATGGGGGTGGTCCTAATCACCCATTACCAGCGTATTTTGAGCTGGCTTACCCCGACTCTGGTGCACGTAGCCGTCGACGGTCGCATTGTTGGATCGGGAGGCATGGAGTTGGTGGAGGATCTTGAGCGAGAGGGTTATCAGAAGTGGCGAGTGTTGAAGTAG
- a CDS encoding SufS family cysteine desulfurase, whose translation MASVEVANLASELRKDFPIFADIESSRPFYYLDSAASSQRPVSVLDTMDRYYRHSHANVHRGVYGLAEEATGIYEAARKHLGTFIGASDPAHEIVFTKNATEALNLVAQGLGRVVLTPESHVLLTEMEHHANLVPWMILQQQIGFTVDYLPLDAEGLLVLDNLDALLDRASILGVTLMSNVLGTLNPVAMLSRKAHEHNVIVVADGAQFVPHFRTDVGELGVDCLAITGHKMLAPTGIGALWARAEILNKMIPFLGGGEMISDVRLDGFTANEIPHKFEAGTPPIAEAAGWDAALGYLEAVGMDAISAHDRALTSYAIDQLHDRLGERIKIFGPGDITKRGGVISFELADVHPHDVAQVLDQHGVCVRAGHHCAKPLMRELGVGATARASFYLYNDERDVEALVVGLLDAYQMFHG comes from the coding sequence GTGGCGAGTGTTGAAGTAGCAAATCTGGCTAGTGAGTTGCGTAAGGATTTTCCGATCTTTGCCGATATTGAGTCATCTCGGCCTTTCTACTATTTGGACTCTGCGGCATCGTCGCAGCGGCCGGTTTCTGTGCTCGATACCATGGATCGCTATTATCGGCATTCTCATGCCAACGTCCATCGAGGTGTTTACGGTCTCGCCGAGGAGGCGACCGGCATCTACGAGGCTGCCCGCAAGCACCTCGGAACCTTTATCGGCGCTAGCGATCCCGCGCACGAGATCGTCTTTACCAAGAACGCCACGGAAGCCCTCAATCTTGTGGCTCAGGGTTTGGGTCGCGTTGTCTTGACGCCTGAGAGCCACGTCCTCCTGACGGAGATGGAGCATCACGCCAACCTCGTCCCGTGGATGATCTTGCAACAACAGATCGGTTTTACCGTCGATTATTTGCCACTCGATGCCGAGGGTCTACTGGTGCTCGACAATCTTGATGCGCTCTTGGACCGTGCGAGCATCCTCGGGGTCACGCTGATGTCGAACGTTCTCGGTACGCTGAATCCTGTCGCCATGTTGAGCCGCAAAGCGCATGAGCACAATGTGATTGTCGTCGCCGATGGAGCCCAGTTTGTCCCCCATTTTAGGACCGACGTTGGTGAGCTTGGAGTTGATTGTCTCGCGATCACTGGGCACAAGATGCTTGCACCGACCGGTATTGGGGCGCTCTGGGCGCGAGCGGAGATCCTCAACAAGATGATTCCGTTTCTCGGTGGTGGAGAGATGATCAGTGACGTCAGGCTCGATGGGTTCACGGCCAACGAGATCCCCCACAAGTTTGAGGCAGGCACCCCGCCGATCGCAGAGGCGGCGGGGTGGGATGCTGCACTTGGCTATCTCGAGGCGGTCGGGATGGACGCCATCAGTGCACATGACCGGGCGCTAACGAGCTATGCGATCGACCAGCTCCATGATCGGCTCGGCGAGCGTATCAAGATTTTTGGGCCGGGTGATATCACGAAACGAGGAGGGGTCATCTCCTTCGAGCTGGCTGATGTTCATCCCCATGACGTCGCCCAAGTGCTGGACCAACATGGTGTCTGTGTTCGTGCAGGGCACCATTGTGCCAAGCCGTTGATGCGTGAACTCGGTGTGGGCGCGACGGCCCGCGCGTCGTTTTATCTTTACAATGACGAACGTGATGTCGAGGCGCTGGTCGTGGGGCTCCTCGATGCCTACCAGATGTTTCACGGTTAG
- a CDS encoding SUF system NifU family Fe-S cluster assembly protein, translating into MNDLDDLYREIILDHYKNPRNQGVLEGPTVHSEEGFNPLCGDEVKIYIQVEDGVVADIKITGQGCSISRSSASLMSQAVKGQPVDEVRAIVHRFKRMIAVEESPVEPEPVDLRKIGELAALQGVVKFPVRIKCATLPWNTLMLALDES; encoded by the coding sequence ATGAACGATCTTGACGACCTTTATCGGGAGATTATCCTCGATCACTACAAGAATCCCCGGAACCAGGGGGTTCTTGAGGGCCCGACGGTGCACAGTGAGGAGGGTTTTAACCCACTGTGTGGGGATGAAGTGAAGATTTACATCCAAGTCGAAGATGGGGTGGTCGCTGACATCAAAATTACCGGGCAGGGGTGTTCCATCTCCCGGTCCTCGGCCTCATTGATGTCACAAGCGGTCAAGGGACAGCCGGTTGATGAGGTGAGAGCAATCGTCCATCGTTTCAAACGAATGATTGCCGTAGAAGAATCACCGGTGGAGCCTGAGCCTGTGGATCTGCGAAAGATCGGAGAGCTTGCGGCGCTTCAGGGTGTCGTTAAGTTCCCGGTTCGGATCAAGTGCGCGACGCTGCCCTGGAACACGCTGATGCTCGCGTTGGACGAGTCGTAA
- a CDS encoding phosphodiester glycosidase family protein — translation MTKLTSSPSRKQHKRHSLAYRRVRGVIIAGIVVVGGYGSLGVIGALGSPGSASFGVKFVEWVRGNGGASIVQTAEDTWYSINQPPVGGTPPKGSLRPAASVRESQPARASSGILPAPKAIPPIASPPLAHEGQWTPEGPLVDGSPALYVTLMRPDKVHTSLVAGVAWLDPKLVSFLQYAGAQEPPGGGSWPYVAPIQGTQASNLVAAFNSGFRMSDAQGGYYAYGRMAVPLKNGAASFVVNQNGVATVERWTDGQHVPRSVAVVRQNLVPIVESGKVNPRVYSSNYQTWGATVGNQVLVWRSGVGVTANGAIVYASGPGLSVASLAKLLARAGAVNAMELDINSAWTNFFYFNHTLGTPASPANGYRLVYNMERPPQRYFEGTARDFVAAIARAHPLNVAL, via the coding sequence TTGACAAAACTCACCTCATCCCCATCGCGCAAGCAACACAAACGCCACTCGCTTGCCTACCGTCGGGTCCGTGGCGTGATCATAGCTGGCATCGTGGTCGTGGGTGGCTACGGCTCACTGGGGGTGATCGGCGCGCTAGGGTCGCCCGGATCGGCCAGCTTCGGTGTCAAATTCGTTGAGTGGGTGCGGGGCAACGGAGGCGCAAGCATCGTCCAAACAGCGGAGGATACCTGGTACAGCATAAACCAGCCACCTGTTGGCGGGACGCCACCGAAAGGCTCACTTCGCCCGGCAGCGAGTGTTCGCGAGAGCCAGCCTGCTAGGGCAAGTTCTGGTATTTTGCCCGCACCCAAGGCAATCCCTCCTATCGCAAGTCCCCCATTGGCGCATGAAGGACAGTGGACTCCGGAAGGGCCACTCGTTGATGGTTCGCCCGCACTCTACGTCACGTTGATGCGACCAGACAAGGTCCACACCTCGCTCGTCGCAGGTGTCGCCTGGCTCGACCCCAAACTCGTGAGCTTCCTTCAGTACGCTGGTGCCCAGGAGCCACCTGGCGGCGGTTCATGGCCGTATGTGGCACCGATTCAAGGCACCCAAGCCTCCAATTTGGTCGCTGCCTTCAACTCAGGCTTTCGTATGAGCGATGCACAGGGGGGCTATTATGCCTACGGACGCATGGCCGTCCCACTCAAAAACGGAGCCGCATCCTTCGTCGTGAACCAAAATGGTGTCGCTACCGTCGAGCGTTGGACCGATGGCCAACACGTCCCTCGGTCAGTTGCAGTTGTCCGTCAAAACCTGGTTCCGATCGTGGAATCCGGCAAGGTCAACCCGCGAGTGTACTCATCAAATTACCAGACTTGGGGCGCAACCGTAGGCAACCAGGTCCTGGTATGGCGCTCGGGCGTGGGTGTCACAGCGAACGGAGCAATTGTCTACGCGAGTGGCCCGGGACTCTCAGTGGCGTCGCTCGCGAAGCTCTTGGCTCGAGCTGGGGCCGTCAACGCGATGGAGCTTGACATTAACTCCGCGTGGACGAACTTCTTTTACTTTAATCACACACTCGGCACACCCGCCAGCCCGGCCAATGGCTACCGCTTGGTCTATAACATGGAGCGACCTCCACAGCGCTACTTTGAGGGGACCGCTCGCGACTTCGTCGCAGCAATAGCGAGGGCCCACCCACTGAACGTAGCGCTATGA